One part of the Drosophila teissieri strain GT53w chromosome 3R, Prin_Dtei_1.1, whole genome shotgun sequence genome encodes these proteins:
- the LOC122621940 gene encoding keratin-associated protein 5-9, whose amino-acid sequence MFNIKLIILVALTIAMVQSCSIEEPEEVQCGCGKPQCASCGSRSCGSRSCGCGCNPCRCASSCGCGCKD is encoded by the coding sequence ATGTTCAATATAAAGTTAATCATCCTGGTTGCCCTGACCATCGCCATGGTGCAGAGCTGTTCCATTGAGGAGCCGGAAGAGGTGCAGTGTGGATGTGGCAAGCCCCAGTGCGCATCCTGTGGATCAAGGTCCTGCGGATCCAGGTcctgcggatgtggatgcaatCCCTGTCGATGTGCTTCCTCTTGTGGGTGTGGCTGCAAGGATTAA
- the LOC122621878 gene encoding salivary glue protein Sgs-5 — protein sequence MFNFKLLLLLLAVSRFHPGLAVQNAKTEEETVAESETKVETERNSTCVSRMCNIYYRNYQYALQDCVCRCFQNECLMEIENEQRRRDCKTPLVPVSKDLCRSFISKKCSVGFPVVAEFPIPASCGCNGKKGSIATERFYSLCHLLKFSSENSKPFLAYSYCWPF from the exons AtgttcaattttaaattgcttcttttgttgttggccgttTCGAGGTTCCATCCTGGACTAGCTGTCCAGAATGCTAAAACCGAAGAAGAAACAGTAGCAGAATCTGAAACTAAAGTTGAAACTGAa CGCAACTCAACATGCGTCTCAAGGATGTGCAATATTTACTACAGGAACTACCAATATGCTCTTCAAGATTGTGTCTGCCGTTGTTTCCAAAACGAGTGTCTTATGGAAATCGAGAACGAACAGCGCCGCAGAGATTGCAAAACCC CACTTGTGCCTGTTTCGAAGGATCTCTGTCGCTCTTTCATCAGCAAAAAGTGTAGCGTGGGCTTCCCCGTGGTTGCCGAGTTCCCCATTCCAGCTTCCTGTGGATGCAACGGAAAGAAAGGATCCATTGCCACCGAGCGATTCTACAGCTTGTGCCACCTGCTGAAATTCTCATCCGAGAACTCAAAGC CATTCCTGGCTTATTCTTATTGTTGGCCGTTCTAA
- the LOC122621897 gene encoding salivary glue protein Sgs-5, giving the protein MINTILVAAILVGVAQATIILKPQNPVEQTTKCQIYWREHAWALEDCVCRVFQNGCLLAEESDRRENAGKTPLIPVEKGVCQKFIKRKCLLGWPVVAKFPNPSPCDCNGKEGSLEIKKFKSLCELQKYAAECNKPYISYSRC; this is encoded by the exons ATGATCAACACTATCCTTGTGGCAGCAATcctagtgggcgtggcgcaaGCCACAATCATCCTTAAGCCCCAAAATCCGGTGGAGCAGACCACCAAGTGCCAGATCTACTGGCGGGAACACGCCTGGGCTCTCGAAGATTGTGTGTGCCGGGTCTTCCAGAACGGTTGTCTTCTGGCCGAGGAGAGTGATCGGCGGGAAAATGCTGGAAAGACCC CGCTGATTCCGGTCGAGAAAGGTGTGTGCCAGAAGTTCATCAAGCGAAAGTGCCTCCTTGGATGGCCTGTGGTGGCCAAGTTCCCCAATCCTTCTCCATGCGACTGCAATGGCAAGGAGGGCAGTCTGGAGATCAAGAAGTTTAAAAGTCTGTGCGAATTGCAGAAGTACGCAGCTGAATGCAACAAAC CCTACATCAGCTACTCAAGGTGTTAA